The following are from one region of the Silene latifolia isolate original U9 population chromosome 9, ASM4854445v1, whole genome shotgun sequence genome:
- the LOC141598319 gene encoding uncharacterized protein LOC141598319 codes for MTHGVTCWSNASDEDKEMWFNNFRRVFYWPADLERLVWQRYNDIGKKRLRDNMYKVSKRKKAPSFMKGSSYEEYTKYRNSPEFKEASARNKINRKGGDKDAEVEPTHYGGFQSFHDGVVLDTKKNKGKVPTIVDLFVDTHAKKTSKGKLIFAKEKDQQLYEQFLVRRKNNPEIDDNELWFDLVEGFQRGDVYGAGSAKEIFYPPTRRRGSISSQQQPYTPSVVSVLQAQLAARERQDAERDEEIRRMKEKMDRMNSFFANCNTGWRPQPKDPRDPNYGGGSGAGASFPVM; via the exons atgacacacggcgttacttgttggagtaacgctagtgatgaagataaggagatgtggttcaacaacttccgg cgtgtgttctattggccagccgaccttgagcgcctagtttggcaaaggtataatgacattggcaagaagaggctaagggacaacatgtataaggtgtctaagaggaagaaggcgccatctttcatgaaag gttcgtcatatgaggaatataccaagtaccggaacagtcctgagttcaaggaagcatcggcccggaacaagatcaacaggaaaggaggagataaggacgcggaagttgagcctactcattatggagggtttcaatcttttcatgatggtgtggtgttagat accaagaagaataagggcaaggtacccacgattgttgatctctttgttgacactcacgcaaagaagacaagcaagggcaagttgatcttcgcgaaggaaaaagatcaacagttatat gaacaattccttgtccgtaggaagaacaacccggaaattgatgacaatgagctatggtttgatcttgttgaggggttccaaagaggagatgtgtatggagccgggtcggcaaaggagattttctaccctcctacaagaagaagagggtcaatttcctctcaacaacaaccttatacccCAAGTGTCGTAAGTGTGCTCCAAGCTCAATTAGCCGCCAGGGAGAGGCAGGATGCCGAGAGAGATGAAGAAATTCGGAGGATGAAGGAGAAAATGGACCGGATGAACTCCTTCTTCGCCAACTGCAACACTGGGTGGCGCCCGCAACcaaaggatcctagagatcctaattatggaggtggtagtggagcgggagcaagtttccctgttatgtag